A genome region from Roseofilum reptotaenium CS-1145 includes the following:
- the guaA gene encoding glutamine-hydrolyzing GMP synthase, whose translation MTVQTQTSLPTPPIRALNRQMIVILDFGSQYSELIARRIRETQVYSEVLSYRTSVEQIQRINPKGIILSGGPNSVYDPRAPQCDPQIFHMGIPILGVCYGMQLMVQQLGGNVEKAERGEYGKAALFIDDPTDLFTNVDNGNTMWMSHADSCLALPEGFEILAHTNNTRCAAIANHERKLYGVQFHPEVVHSIGGIALIRNFVYHICDAEPTWTTEAFVEESIREIRAKVGDQRVLLALSGGVDSSTLAFLLHKAIGDQLTCMFIDQGFMRKGEPESLIEMFEGQFHIHVKYIEARDRFIKAIEGVTDPEVKRKRIGHEFIRVFEEESKRLGPFDYLAQGTLYPDVIESADTNMDPKTGERVAVKIKSHHNVGGLPKDLQFKLIEPLRKLFKDEVRKLGRSIGLPEEIVQRHPFPGPGLAIRILGEVTADKLNILRDADFVVRDEIRQRGIYHDFWQAFAVLLPIRSVGVMGDQRTYAHPVVLRFITSEDGMTADWSRVSYDLLEAISNRIVNEVKGVNRVVYDITSKPPGTIEWE comes from the coding sequence ATGACTGTGCAAACCCAAACCTCCCTTCCTACACCTCCCATTCGCGCCTTGAATCGCCAAATGATCGTTATCCTCGATTTCGGTTCCCAATACTCTGAACTGATTGCCCGTCGAATTCGAGAAACCCAAGTTTACTCAGAAGTTCTATCCTATCGAACCTCTGTAGAACAAATTCAAAGAATTAATCCTAAAGGCATTATTCTTTCTGGTGGACCCAACTCAGTTTACGATCCGAGAGCGCCCCAGTGCGATCCCCAAATTTTCCACATGGGTATCCCTATTCTGGGTGTTTGCTATGGGATGCAATTGATGGTGCAACAATTAGGCGGTAACGTGGAAAAAGCAGAACGGGGTGAATATGGAAAAGCAGCCCTGTTTATTGACGATCCCACAGATTTATTTACCAACGTAGATAATGGCAACACCATGTGGATGAGTCATGCGGATTCCTGTTTAGCTCTGCCAGAAGGATTTGAAATTCTTGCCCATACTAATAATACGCGCTGTGCGGCGATCGCCAATCATGAGCGGAAACTCTATGGCGTACAATTTCATCCCGAAGTGGTTCACTCCATTGGTGGTATCGCCCTGATTCGCAATTTTGTCTATCATATCTGTGATGCCGAACCCACTTGGACAACAGAAGCGTTTGTGGAAGAGTCCATCCGAGAAATTCGCGCTAAAGTGGGCGATCAACGGGTATTACTCGCCCTATCCGGAGGAGTTGATTCTTCAACCTTAGCCTTTTTACTGCATAAAGCGATCGGCGATCAACTCACCTGCATGTTCATCGACCAAGGATTTATGCGAAAAGGCGAACCTGAATCCTTGATAGAAATGTTTGAAGGACAATTCCATATTCATGTTAAATATATCGAAGCCCGCGATCGCTTCATCAAAGCCATTGAAGGGGTAACCGATCCCGAAGTCAAGCGCAAACGCATCGGCCATGAATTTATCCGCGTCTTTGAAGAAGAATCCAAACGCTTAGGCCCCTTTGATTATCTAGCTCAGGGAACCCTCTACCCCGATGTAATTGAATCAGCCGATACCAACATGGACCCGAAAACCGGCGAACGGGTGGCAGTCAAAATCAAAAGCCATCACAACGTGGGAGGATTACCCAAAGACCTACAATTTAAGCTGATTGAACCCCTGAGAAAACTGTTTAAAGATGAAGTTCGCAAACTTGGACGCTCCATCGGTCTCCCAGAAGAAATTGTTCAACGTCATCCCTTCCCCGGCCCAGGTTTAGCCATTCGCATTCTCGGAGAAGTCACGGCCGACAAACTGAACATTCTCCGAGATGCAGATTTTGTTGTTCGGGATGAAATTCGCCAGCGAGGGATTTATCATGACTTTTGGCAAGCGTTTGCCGTTCTTTTACCCATCCGCAGTGTTGGAGTCATGGGAGACCAACGCACCTATGCTCACCCCGTGGTATTGCGCTTTATTACCAGTGAAGATGGCATGACTGCAGATTGGTCAAGGGTTTCCTACGATCTCTTAGAAGCTATTTCTAATCGTATTGTGAATGAAGTGAAAGGGGTAAATCGGGTGGTTTATGATATTACCTCCAAACCTCCTGGAACGATTGAATGGGAATAA
- a CDS encoding cation diffusion facilitator family transporter — translation MVTDIRSKVRQVLFITLGLNVLALLIKVLVGWKTGSLSLLADALHSVTDSANNILGLVANHFASPKPDREHPYGHQKFDAIGALGIAAFLGFACFEIVSSSLERLTSQGDPLTIEFEDLWILLIVLGINIFVAFYERAVGQRIGSGILVADAKHTMSDVWVTIMVLGGLLGVVLGYPLLDVLLAFPVALLVFYSGWEVLKDNLPWLVDEMAIAPEAIHDTVMEVPGVLNCHDIASRGIVGRQVFIEMHLIVDAIDVATSHEITEAVEAHLQEKYHPVRVLIHVEPPDYHSNQITFQP, via the coding sequence ATGGTTACAGATATTCGTTCTAAAGTCCGTCAAGTGTTGTTCATTACGTTAGGACTCAATGTACTGGCGTTATTGATTAAAGTCCTCGTGGGCTGGAAAACTGGCTCACTGAGCTTATTAGCCGATGCCCTTCATAGTGTCACCGATAGTGCCAATAATATCCTGGGATTAGTTGCCAATCACTTCGCCTCACCCAAACCCGATCGCGAACATCCCTATGGACATCAGAAATTTGATGCTATTGGCGCTTTGGGAATTGCCGCGTTTTTAGGGTTTGCTTGTTTTGAAATTGTCTCAAGTTCCCTCGAGCGTCTCACTTCTCAAGGCGATCCTCTGACGATTGAATTTGAAGATTTATGGATATTACTGATTGTTTTGGGGATTAATATTTTTGTCGCCTTTTATGAACGAGCCGTCGGTCAACGGATTGGCAGTGGTATTTTAGTTGCGGATGCTAAACATACCATGAGTGATGTTTGGGTGACGATTATGGTTTTGGGGGGATTATTGGGAGTGGTTTTAGGCTATCCCCTTTTAGATGTGCTATTAGCGTTTCCCGTGGCTCTATTGGTATTTTATAGTGGTTGGGAAGTTCTCAAGGATAATTTACCCTGGTTAGTGGATGAAATGGCGATCGCCCCGGAAGCCATTCATGATACTGTGATGGAAGTCCCAGGTGTGCTAAACTGTCATGATATTGCCTCACGAGGGATTGTCGGTCGGCAAGTCTTTATTGAAATGCATCTGATTGTCGATGCGATCGATGTGGCGACTTCCCACGAAATTACCGAAGCAGTAGAAGCCCATTTACAGGAAAAATATCACCCCGTTCGGGTTCTCATTCATGTAGAGCCTCCCGATTATCACTCCAATCAAATTACGTTTCAACCGTAA
- a CDS encoding transporter substrate-binding domain-containing protein, which produces MKSIQTFLILSITAFFSVLIFSACSPTRTSTTLVMGTSADYPPYEFKDSTGGEERIIGFDVDIAQYLAESLNFELKIEDMNFDRLIPALENNEVDFVMAGMSPTPERQAKVEFTDLYYQASSIILMPRGANINFKEDAKDKRVGVQGGSIQADAAKKITGIELVEFDKIGEIIQEVKAKTLDAAIIESTVAERYASANPDLDFTQPFDTESSGSAIALPKGSAYTESFNQVLTEMKETGKIKELIQKWFS; this is translated from the coding sequence ATGAAATCAATCCAAACCTTTCTGATTCTCAGTATAACAGCCTTCTTTAGTGTACTGATTTTTTCTGCTTGTAGTCCAACCCGCACTTCAACTACTTTAGTTATGGGAACTTCTGCCGATTATCCTCCCTATGAATTTAAAGATAGTACAGGAGGAGAAGAACGGATTATTGGTTTTGATGTGGACATTGCCCAATATTTAGCTGAGTCCCTGAATTTTGAGCTGAAAATTGAGGATATGAACTTCGATCGCCTCATTCCTGCCTTAGAAAATAATGAAGTAGATTTTGTAATGGCAGGGATGTCTCCTACACCGGAGCGCCAAGCCAAGGTGGAGTTTACGGATCTCTATTATCAAGCTTCCAGTATTATTCTCATGCCTAGAGGGGCAAATATCAACTTCAAAGAGGACGCAAAAGACAAGCGGGTGGGGGTACAAGGGGGATCGATTCAGGCAGATGCAGCTAAAAAGATTACTGGGATTGAGTTAGTCGAGTTCGATAAAATTGGCGAAATTATCCAAGAGGTGAAAGCGAAAACCCTAGATGCAGCGATTATCGAGTCCACGGTAGCAGAGCGCTATGCTTCCGCGAACCCAGATTTAGATTTTACCCAGCCCTTTGATACCGAATCGAGTGGATCGGCGATCGCCCTCCCTAAAGGTTCTGCCTATACCGAATCCTTTAATCAAGTTTTAACCGAAATGAAAGAGACTGGAAAAATAAAAGAACTGATCCAGAAATGGTTCAGCTAA
- a CDS encoding sensor histidine kinase — MLKRLKTWTALLPRKLSLRVVLVVPFVLQVSLAVSLTGWLSLRNGQKAINQVTTQLRQEITARIEQELANYIHDLYLVNQINQDAVNLNLLNLQDYQQLQAYFGKQLQAFESISAIKFSSEQREFLGLERSPDGYVLSLANPDTEQTLETYQLNGDRERGQLLSSTPDYDSRLEVWYENAIQSGKATWGGIYTHLGSETLATTVNQPVYSEIGKLLGVFGAEFRLSEVSDFLGTLDISPGAEAFILERSGLLVASSTLDRPFLVTYGTTLRIQATNTSDRLIQSSAQYLQEEFDTLENVETTENSAFLLEGERQFLQVTPFQNAQGIDWIIVVVVPEADFMEQINANTWITIQLCAIALFVSILLGLRTSRWISQSLHQLIQATEAIAKGNLNQHLPHFYLRELETLRRSFNQMSQQLRHSFQALETANQTLEERVEKRTEALKFAKEKTEQALQELKQTQSQLIQTEKMSSLGQIVAGVAHEINNPISFIYSNLPHAKEYLEGLIELIELYQKHHPESANEIHQKTQDIDLEFIVEDFQNLMISMQSGADRIQKIVLGLRSFSRLDESDQKWVNIQDGLENSLMILQANLQSIQVIENYTRVSNIFCYPGEINQVFFQILENAIDALSEPDIIDPTLWIETQDLSEDRVQIRISDNGPGISESVISSIFDPFFTTKPVGRGTGLGLSISYQIIVEKHKGELLCNSTPGKGAEFLIRLPIKLGYS; from the coding sequence ATGCTTAAACGTCTCAAAACTTGGACTGCTCTCCTGCCTCGTAAACTGTCTTTACGGGTTGTTTTAGTTGTGCCCTTTGTGTTGCAAGTTTCCTTAGCTGTTAGTTTAACCGGTTGGCTCTCCCTCCGGAATGGGCAAAAAGCGATTAATCAAGTCACAACCCAACTCCGTCAGGAAATCACTGCTCGCATTGAGCAGGAACTTGCTAATTATATTCATGATTTATATTTAGTCAATCAAATTAATCAGGATGCTGTAAACCTCAACTTACTCAATCTCCAAGATTATCAGCAACTGCAAGCCTATTTTGGCAAGCAATTACAAGCGTTTGAATCAATTAGCGCGATAAAGTTTAGTAGCGAGCAGAGAGAATTTTTAGGCTTAGAGCGATCGCCGGATGGATATGTGCTATCCTTAGCCAATCCAGACACAGAGCAAACCCTAGAAACCTATCAATTAAATGGCGATCGAGAAAGGGGACAGCTCTTGTCCTCTACCCCAGACTACGATAGCCGCCTAGAAGTGTGGTATGAGAATGCTATTCAATCCGGAAAAGCGACTTGGGGAGGCATTTACACCCACCTCGGTTCAGAAACCTTAGCCACCACCGTCAATCAACCCGTTTATAGCGAAATCGGCAAACTCTTAGGTGTTTTCGGTGCGGAATTTCGCCTCTCAGAAGTAAGTGATTTTTTAGGAACCTTAGATATTAGTCCAGGGGCAGAAGCCTTTATTTTAGAGCGTTCCGGCTTATTAGTTGCCAGTTCCACCCTAGATCGCCCGTTTCTCGTCACCTATGGCACAACCCTCAGAATTCAAGCCACCAATACCAGCGATCGCCTCATTCAATCCTCTGCCCAATATCTGCAAGAAGAATTTGACACTTTAGAAAACGTGGAAACCACGGAAAATTCAGCGTTTTTGCTCGAAGGAGAGCGGCAATTTTTACAAGTCACTCCCTTTCAGAATGCCCAAGGCATCGATTGGATCATTGTGGTGGTGGTTCCAGAAGCCGATTTTATGGAGCAAATCAACGCTAATACGTGGATTACCATACAATTGTGTGCGATCGCCCTCTTCGTGTCCATTTTACTCGGCTTAAGAACATCCCGTTGGATTAGCCAATCCTTACATCAGCTTATTCAAGCCACTGAAGCGATCGCCAAAGGCAACCTCAATCAACACTTACCCCACTTCTATCTGCGCGAATTAGAAACCTTGCGCCGTTCCTTTAACCAAATGTCCCAACAACTGCGCCATTCTTTCCAAGCCTTAGAAACCGCCAACCAAACCTTAGAAGAACGGGTCGAAAAACGCACCGAAGCCCTCAAATTTGCCAAAGAAAAAACCGAGCAAGCCCTACAAGAACTCAAACAAACACAATCCCAACTCATTCAAACGGAAAAAATGTCCAGTTTAGGTCAAATTGTTGCCGGAGTCGCCCACGAAATCAATAATCCCATCAGTTTTATTTACAGCAACTTACCCCATGCCAAAGAATATCTAGAAGGATTGATTGAGTTGATTGAACTCTATCAAAAACACCATCCGGAATCCGCCAATGAAATCCATCAAAAAACACAAGACATAGATCTAGAGTTTATTGTCGAAGATTTTCAAAACCTAATGATTTCTATGCAGAGTGGAGCCGATCGCATTCAGAAAATCGTGTTAGGATTGCGTAGCTTTTCCCGCTTGGATGAATCCGATCAAAAATGGGTCAACATCCAAGATGGATTAGAGAACAGCTTAATGATTTTGCAAGCGAATTTACAATCGATTCAAGTGATTGAAAACTATACCAGAGTATCCAATATTTTTTGTTACCCTGGCGAAATCAATCAAGTCTTTTTCCAGATCCTAGAAAATGCCATAGATGCCCTATCTGAACCCGATATTATCGATCCCACCCTATGGATTGAAACCCAAGACCTCTCAGAAGATCGGGTGCAAATTCGCATTTCTGATAACGGCCCAGGAATTAGTGAATCGGTCATATCTTCTATTTTTGATCCCTTTTTTACCACCAAACCTGTGGGCCGAGGAACCGGGTTAGGTCTCTCCATTAGCTATCAAATTATTGTCGAGAAACATAAGGGGGAACTCCTTTGCAACTCTACCCCTGGAAAAGGGGCAGAATTTTTGATAAGATTACCGATAAAATTGGGTTAT